A part of Larkinella insperata genomic DNA contains:
- a CDS encoding shikimate dehydrogenase family protein yields the protein MHRYGLIGYPLSHSFSQKYFTEKFEKEGIPDSRYDLFELPEITDFPQLIASTPDLVGLNVTIPHKQVVIPFLDELDPASAGRVGAVNTIRILPDGRKIGYNTDYYGFRLSLELWLKSLDILPVSLQALVLGNGGAAKAVIAALGDLQIRYRLISRQQTAEALSYESISPEILDEYRLIINTSPVGTYPNVEASPAIPYGMLNSGHLLYDLVYNPAETRFLQQGREHGAATHNGLPMLYLQAEKAWEIWNQQA from the coding sequence ATGCACCGCTACGGACTCATTGGATACCCGCTGTCCCACTCGTTTTCCCAAAAATATTTCACCGAAAAATTTGAGAAAGAAGGCATTCCGGACAGCCGCTACGACCTGTTCGAGCTGCCCGAAATCACGGATTTTCCGCAATTGATTGCCTCCACCCCCGATCTGGTTGGTCTGAACGTGACGATTCCGCACAAGCAGGTGGTTATCCCGTTCCTGGACGAACTGGACCCGGCGTCGGCGGGCCGCGTCGGGGCCGTCAATACAATCCGGATTTTGCCTGACGGCCGGAAAATCGGCTACAACACAGATTATTACGGTTTTCGGCTTTCGCTTGAACTGTGGTTGAAATCCCTCGACATTCTACCCGTTTCGCTTCAGGCGCTGGTGCTGGGCAACGGCGGAGCGGCCAAAGCCGTAATTGCCGCGCTCGGTGATCTCCAGATTCGCTACCGGCTCATCTCCCGCCAGCAAACCGCCGAAGCCTTGTCTTACGAGTCCATTAGCCCGGAGATTCTGGACGAATACCGCCTGATTATCAACACGTCGCCCGTTGGCACCTACCCGAACGTGGAAGCCAGTCCGGCCATTCCCTACGGAATGCTCAACAGCGGTCATTTGCTGTATGATCTGGTTTACAATCCGGCCGAAACGCGTTTTTTGCAGCAGGGCCGCGAACACGGAGCCGCCACCCACAACGGCTTGCCGATGCTGTACCTGCAAGCCGAAAAAGCCTGGGAAATCTGGAATCAGCAAGCTTAA
- a CDS encoding putative sugar nucleotidyl transferase — MYNLILFDDPTIRTALLPFTFTRPVSEIRVGICTITEKWAKRLNTVPSYLTERYLQRKYPHSGTPDGLFVNGAICPTKSLIAALDGLPPGGALTAPDGLLLALHTEKPLESAPSVDAAQTVTVFEEPLTIITSLPDIFASNSEQIRADFKLLTAGRTSQPITDPHTRCYAPENIFVEEGAVIRAAVLNAEGGPIYIGKNALIQEGTVMLGPFALCDHATINWGGKMRSNTTIGPYTKVGGEISNTVFFGYSNKGHDGFLGNSVIGEWCNLGANTNNSNLKNDYTNVKLYSYATSQLENIDRLFCGLMMGDYTKAGISTMFNTGTVVGVNVNVFGAGFQPKYIPSFSWGGGAEGFSDYRLEKALQVVRETISRRGMVFTDADETILREVYRIDNENRSNKS, encoded by the coding sequence ATGTACAACCTGATTCTGTTTGACGATCCAACGATTCGCACGGCCCTGTTGCCTTTTACGTTCACGCGGCCAGTGAGTGAAATCAGGGTCGGCATCTGCACCATCACGGAAAAATGGGCTAAGCGGCTCAATACCGTACCTAGTTATCTGACGGAGCGGTACTTGCAAAGGAAATACCCGCATTCGGGAACGCCCGACGGATTGTTCGTGAACGGTGCCATTTGCCCCACGAAGTCGCTAATTGCGGCCCTGGACGGTTTGCCGCCAGGCGGTGCCTTAACCGCGCCCGACGGCTTGCTGCTGGCGTTGCACACCGAAAAACCGTTGGAGTCGGCTCCTTCGGTTGATGCGGCTCAGACAGTAACGGTTTTCGAAGAACCACTGACGATCATCACAAGTTTACCGGATATTTTTGCCAGCAACAGCGAGCAGATCCGGGCTGATTTTAAATTGCTGACCGCCGGACGAACCTCGCAGCCCATTACCGACCCCCATACGCGCTGCTACGCGCCCGAGAATATTTTTGTGGAAGAAGGGGCCGTCATCCGGGCGGCTGTTTTGAACGCGGAGGGTGGTCCGATTTACATCGGGAAAAATGCGCTGATCCAGGAAGGAACGGTTATGCTCGGGCCTTTTGCACTCTGCGATCACGCAACGATCAACTGGGGCGGCAAAATGCGCAGCAACACCACCATTGGACCTTATACCAAGGTGGGCGGAGAAATCAGTAACACGGTTTTTTTCGGGTATAGCAACAAGGGGCACGACGGATTTCTGGGCAACTCGGTGATTGGAGAATGGTGCAACCTGGGGGCTAACACCAACAACTCGAATCTGAAAAATGATTACACCAACGTGAAGCTTTACAGTTACGCCACCAGCCAGCTCGAAAACATCGATCGGTTGTTTTGCGGGCTGATGATGGGCGATTATACCAAAGCGGGCATTAGCACAATGTTCAACACGGGTACGGTGGTGGGCGTCAACGTCAACGTTTTTGGCGCGGGCTTTCAGCCGAAGTACATTCCATCGTTTTCCTGGGGCGGAGGTGCCGAAGGGTTTTCCGACTACCGGCTTGAAAAAGCGCTTCAGGTGGTTCGTGAAACCATCAGTCGGCGGGGGATGGTGTTCACGGACGCGGACGAAACCATTCTCCGGGAAGTTTATCGCATTGACAACGAGAACAGAAGCAACAAATCGTAA
- a CDS encoding DNA polymerase III subunit encodes MQFSEIIGHNDTKRALIRAVQTNHLAHAQLFDGPPGSANLALALAFATYVNCEDRKEGADGLGDSCGRCASCLKMQKLVHPDLSVIFPVAGSKVTSETLMPDFRKFVLEHPYRVLDEWLAAVSIKQGNIPVEEARELVGRLSLKAYEGAYKIVLIWCAENLHTATANALLKLLEEPPAQTLFLLVTNQADKLLITILSRTQRVAVQAFTDDEVATHLRQHLNLPEKRARQLAYLADGNLSEAIRLSEEEPEKTEGESGSDRHSWFAEWMRLCYRQDLITLVKQADLFDAMGKEKQRGLLDYSLNLCRDLFLWKHGVNELLRLPDEERTFVENFGKVLTPEHLESMVGQLNEAVFHIERNVRAKMVMMDLSLSFSSLIRNGK; translated from the coding sequence ATGCAATTCAGTGAAATCATCGGACATAACGATACAAAGCGGGCGCTGATTCGGGCGGTTCAGACCAACCACCTGGCCCACGCCCAGCTCTTTGATGGTCCGCCGGGCAGCGCCAACCTGGCGCTGGCGCTGGCGTTTGCCACCTACGTCAACTGCGAAGACCGGAAGGAAGGGGCCGACGGCCTGGGCGACTCCTGCGGCCGGTGTGCGTCCTGTTTGAAAATGCAGAAGCTGGTGCATCCGGATTTGTCGGTGATTTTTCCGGTAGCGGGCAGCAAGGTAACCAGCGAAACCCTGATGCCCGATTTTCGCAAGTTTGTGCTCGAGCATCCATACCGGGTGCTGGACGAATGGCTGGCGGCTGTCAGCATCAAGCAGGGCAATATTCCGGTTGAAGAAGCCCGGGAACTGGTCGGTAGGCTGTCGCTGAAAGCCTACGAAGGAGCCTATAAAATCGTGCTGATCTGGTGCGCCGAAAACCTGCATACCGCCACGGCCAATGCCCTGCTGAAATTGCTGGAAGAGCCGCCCGCCCAAACGCTTTTTCTGCTGGTGACCAACCAGGCGGATAAGCTCCTGATCACGATTTTGTCGCGGACCCAGCGCGTGGCCGTACAGGCATTTACCGACGACGAAGTGGCCACCCACCTGCGCCAGCACCTGAACCTGCCCGAAAAACGCGCGCGGCAGCTGGCCTACCTGGCCGACGGTAACCTCTCGGAAGCCATCCGGTTGTCGGAGGAGGAACCGGAGAAGACCGAGGGCGAATCGGGGTCCGACCGCCACTCCTGGTTTGCCGAGTGGATGCGGTTGTGCTACCGGCAGGATCTGATCACCCTCGTCAAGCAGGCCGATCTGTTTGATGCGATGGGGAAGGAAAAACAGCGGGGGTTGCTCGACTACAGTCTGAACCTCTGCCGCGATTTATTTTTGTGGAAACACGGGGTCAACGAACTCTTGCGACTGCCGGATGAAGAGCGTACGTTTGTGGAAAATTTTGGCAAAGTCCTCACGCCCGAACACCTCGAGAGCATGGTTGGTCAGTTGAACGAAGCGGTATTCCACATCGAACGAAACGTCCGGGCTAAAATGGTTATGATGGACCTGTCACTTTCCTTCAGCAGTCTGATTCGCAACGGAAAATGA
- a CDS encoding ATP-dependent zinc protease family protein — protein sequence MKRPTKTVAGKRPKQVIGFADRLDFPDLGWTDVEAKIDTGAYTSALHCTDVKLVPHGDGFRLRFSLVGERGQKKKQFVTDLFQYKTIKNSFGQSEKRFVIKTRVLIMGRLIRAEFSLANRGTMRFPVLLGRKLLRNKFVVDVSLQNVSYQMKQQNPAS from the coding sequence ATGAAACGCCCGACGAAGACCGTTGCGGGCAAGCGCCCCAAGCAGGTAATTGGTTTTGCCGACCGCCTGGATTTTCCGGACCTGGGCTGGACCGACGTTGAGGCCAAGATTGACACGGGAGCCTACACCTCCGCCCTGCACTGTACGGACGTTAAGCTGGTGCCCCACGGCGACGGTTTTCGGCTGCGGTTTTCGCTGGTCGGCGAGCGGGGACAGAAAAAAAAGCAGTTTGTAACCGATCTGTTCCAGTACAAAACCATTAAGAACTCATTCGGCCAATCCGAGAAACGTTTTGTTATCAAAACCCGCGTTCTGATTATGGGCCGGCTGATCCGGGCTGAATTCTCGCTGGCCAACCGCGGAACCATGCGTTTTCCGGTGTTGCTGGGCCGTAAACTATTGCGCAACAAATTTGTTGTTGACGTATCACTCCAAAACGTTTCGTACCAAATGAAACAACAGAATCCGGCATCCTGA
- the rimK gene encoding 30S ribosomal protein S6--L-glutamate ligase: MRIAILSTNPELYSTKRLVRAVEERGHEAVVIDHLRCQMMIEGGKPDVLYKGRPLENIDAIVPRIGASATDYGCAVVRQFEMMKVFTTARSQAITRSRNKLRSLQVLSKAGVGLPKTVFAKHPKDVDPLIALVGGPPVVIKLLEGTQGMGVVLAESAKAAKSTIEAFYGLKANVLIQEYIAEAKGADIRAFVVGNRVVAAMKRQGKEGEFRSNLHRGGSGQTVLLTPDEEWTAVHAAKSLGLRVAGVDMLQSNRGPLVLEVNSSPGLEGVEKATKIDIAAQIVEYIEEKIPTDEVDTVGV; the protein is encoded by the coding sequence ATGCGTATCGCTATTTTGTCGACCAATCCCGAATTGTATTCTACAAAACGGTTGGTCAGGGCCGTCGAAGAACGCGGACACGAAGCCGTTGTAATTGATCACCTGCGCTGTCAGATGATGATTGAAGGCGGTAAGCCGGATGTTCTCTACAAAGGTCGTCCGCTCGAAAACATTGATGCCATCGTGCCGCGAATTGGCGCTTCGGCAACCGATTACGGTTGTGCCGTGGTTCGGCAGTTCGAAATGATGAAAGTTTTCACAACGGCCCGGTCGCAGGCCATTACCCGTTCACGCAATAAGCTGCGGAGCTTACAGGTCCTGTCGAAAGCTGGGGTCGGATTACCCAAAACCGTCTTTGCCAAACACCCCAAAGATGTGGACCCGCTGATTGCGTTGGTGGGCGGTCCGCCGGTTGTGATCAAACTGCTCGAAGGAACGCAGGGCATGGGCGTTGTGCTGGCCGAATCGGCCAAAGCAGCCAAGTCGACGATCGAAGCTTTTTACGGATTGAAAGCAAATGTCTTGATCCAGGAGTATATTGCCGAGGCAAAAGGCGCCGACATCCGGGCGTTTGTGGTGGGCAACCGGGTGGTTGCTGCCATGAAGCGGCAGGGGAAGGAGGGCGAATTCCGTTCGAACCTGCACCGGGGCGGCTCCGGCCAGACGGTTTTATTAACCCCCGACGAAGAATGGACCGCCGTACATGCCGCAAAATCCCTGGGTTTACGGGTGGCAGGAGTGGATATGCTGCAATCCAACCGGGGGCCGCTGGTGCTGGAGGTTAACTCGTCACCGGGGCTGGAAGGGGTCGAAAAGGCAACGAAAATTGATATTGCTGCCCAGATTGTTGAATACATTGAAGAAAAAATTCCGACCGACGAAGTAGATACGGTCGGCGTTTAA
- the hemC gene encoding hydroxymethylbilane synthase, whose translation MNIKIGTRGSRLALWQAYYIQDLLKAAEVESELVIIETKGDKILDRSLAKIGSKGVFTQELEDQLRAGSIDIAVHSAKDLQSSLPEDLAIIAFTERERVNDVLISHDKSLSLTSGREFVVGTSSTRRVAMLKHFCPHIKTVDMRGNLQTRLRKLEEGQCDALLLAYAGVHRMEYDDLIAEFLPTEEFTPAVGQGSVAIEAASSLALDKLNTIRQLTNHEPTEACLKAERAFLRRLEGGCSIPVFGLATWQGEEISLTGGVVGLDGTELLRDRFNGPPAEAERLGHALAESILAKGGDEILRAVRQNL comes from the coding sequence ATGAACATTAAGATTGGTACGCGCGGCAGTCGGCTGGCGCTCTGGCAGGCTTACTACATTCAGGATTTGCTGAAAGCAGCCGAAGTGGAGTCCGAACTGGTTATTATTGAGACAAAGGGGGATAAAATTCTGGATCGTTCGCTGGCTAAAATCGGCAGCAAGGGCGTTTTTACCCAGGAACTGGAAGACCAGCTCCGGGCCGGGTCCATCGACATTGCCGTGCACAGCGCCAAAGACCTGCAGTCGTCGCTGCCGGAAGATCTGGCCATTATTGCTTTTACCGAACGCGAGCGGGTCAACGACGTTTTGATCAGCCACGACAAAAGCCTGTCGCTGACGAGCGGCCGCGAATTTGTGGTCGGGACCTCCTCGACGCGCCGGGTTGCGATGCTCAAGCATTTTTGTCCGCACATCAAAACCGTCGACATGCGGGGCAACCTGCAAACCCGTTTACGCAAGCTGGAAGAAGGTCAGTGCGATGCGCTGTTGCTGGCCTACGCGGGCGTTCACCGAATGGAATACGACGATCTGATTGCCGAATTCCTGCCCACCGAAGAGTTTACCCCCGCCGTTGGGCAGGGTAGTGTGGCCATTGAAGCGGCTTCCAGCCTGGCCCTTGATAAACTGAATACCATTCGTCAATTAACCAACCACGAACCAACCGAAGCCTGTCTGAAGGCTGAACGCGCCTTTTTACGGCGGCTGGAGGGCGGTTGCAGCATCCCGGTATTTGGGCTGGCGACCTGGCAGGGCGAGGAAATAAGCCTGACGGGCGGGGTGGTTGGCCTGGATGGCACCGAACTGCTGCGTGACCGCTTCAACGGCCCGCCAGCGGAAGCCGAGCGACTGGGCCACGCGCTGGCCGAAAGCATTTTAGCGAAGGGCGGAGACGAAATTTTGCGGGCGGTTCGTCAAAACTTGTAA
- a CDS encoding GNAT family N-acetyltransferase — protein MVRIAQTEADLRRCLPALVTLRPHLSPEEALEQILLLQKEDRYVVAFVDPDEYDSSETAAPAAIGYRYMNLLFSGRTLYIDDLSTLPDQRGKGYASQLVDFVIAEAKNAGCSAVTLDSGQNPQRYDAHRLYLNKRFNIVSHHFALKL, from the coding sequence ATGGTTAGAATTGCCCAAACCGAAGCCGACCTACGCCGTTGTCTTCCCGCGCTGGTTACGCTGCGCCCTCACCTGAGTCCCGAAGAAGCACTGGAACAGATTTTGCTGCTACAAAAAGAAGACCGCTACGTGGTGGCCTTTGTCGATCCCGATGAGTACGATTCTTCCGAAACGGCGGCCCCGGCAGCCATCGGATACCGGTATATGAACCTGCTTTTCAGCGGCAGAACGCTTTACATTGACGACCTGTCGACGCTGCCCGACCAGCGGGGTAAAGGATACGCCAGCCAGTTGGTTGACTTTGTTATTGCCGAAGCCAAAAATGCCGGTTGTTCGGCCGTGACCCTCGATTCCGGGCAGAATCCGCAGCGGTATGATGCCCACCGGCTGTACCTGAACAAACGGTTTAACATTGTTAGCCACCATTTTGCGTTGAAATTATAA
- a CDS encoding peptidylprolyl isomerase yields MRIAVLLIALLFTWPVQAKRPSKKKDYLVTINTDFGPMRLILYDQTPKHKANFIKLTKEKFYDGLLFHRIIQNFMVQGGDPESRNAQPDQMLGSGDAGYTIPAEFVPELYHKKGALAAARNNNPEKASSGCQFYVVQGRVWNDAELQQQTERIAQMKGRQPTDAQKQVYKTLGGSPHLDGNYTVFGEVIDGLAVVDSIAKQPANPLNRPLKDLKMTVSGEWVKKKKITKQFGYVYPKKG; encoded by the coding sequence ATGCGGATCGCCGTTTTGCTCATTGCCCTGCTTTTTACCTGGCCCGTTCAGGCCAAAAGACCGTCCAAAAAGAAGGATTATCTGGTGACGATCAACACCGACTTCGGCCCGATGCGGCTGATTCTGTACGACCAGACCCCGAAACACAAGGCAAACTTCATCAAACTAACCAAGGAGAAGTTTTATGACGGTTTGCTGTTTCACCGAATCATCCAGAATTTCATGGTGCAGGGCGGAGATCCGGAATCCCGTAACGCCCAACCGGACCAGATGCTGGGCAGCGGAGACGCGGGTTATACCATCCCGGCCGAGTTCGTTCCGGAATTATACCACAAAAAAGGCGCGCTGGCGGCAGCCCGCAACAACAACCCCGAAAAGGCGTCGAGCGGTTGCCAGTTTTATGTGGTGCAGGGCCGGGTCTGGAATGATGCGGAACTTCAGCAGCAAACCGAACGCATCGCCCAGATGAAAGGCCGTCAGCCGACCGACGCCCAGAAGCAGGTCTACAAAACGCTGGGGGGCAGCCCGCATCTCGACGGAAATTACACGGTTTTTGGGGAAGTGATCGACGGCCTGGCCGTGGTCGACAGCATTGCCAAACAACCCGCCAACCCACTCAACCGTCCGTTGAAAGACCTGAAAATGACGGTTTCGGGCGAATGGGTGAAAAAGAAAAAAATTACAAAACAGTTCGGGTACGTTTATCCCAAAAAAGGATAA
- a CDS encoding SDR family oxidoreductase — translation MKKRILITGSNGLLGQKLVYLLTQQPNVELIATARGANRLPASERYTYRSMDITDRQQVLEVVGEAKPDVIIHTAAMTNVDQCEAEKEACWAQNVSAVEYLVEAGRINDAFLVHVSTDFIFDGSAGPYDEEASANPISFYGWSKYAAEKAVIHSGLKWAIARTVLVYGIAHDMSRTNIILWVKKSLEEGKTIKVVTDQWRSPTLAEDLAMGCWLIADKEAEGIYNISGSDFLTPYEMAIKTADYFQLDKALITQADSSTFTQPARRPPRTGFVLDKPRRVLGYEPKSFEEGIAVLASQLS, via the coding sequence ATGAAAAAACGCATCCTGATTACCGGCTCCAACGGTCTACTGGGGCAAAAACTGGTTTATTTACTGACGCAACAGCCAAATGTTGAGCTGATCGCTACGGCCCGCGGAGCCAACCGCCTGCCCGCATCGGAACGCTACACCTACCGGTCTATGGATATCACCGACCGGCAGCAGGTGCTCGAGGTGGTGGGGGAGGCCAAACCGGATGTAATTATTCACACGGCCGCCATGACCAACGTGGATCAGTGCGAAGCTGAGAAAGAAGCCTGTTGGGCGCAAAACGTGTCGGCGGTGGAGTATCTGGTGGAAGCAGGCCGGATCAATGATGCGTTTCTGGTGCATGTTTCAACGGATTTCATTTTCGACGGTTCGGCCGGTCCGTACGACGAAGAAGCGTCGGCCAACCCCATCAGTTTCTACGGCTGGAGCAAATATGCCGCCGAAAAAGCCGTTATTCATTCAGGTCTCAAATGGGCCATTGCCCGGACGGTTCTGGTGTACGGAATTGCCCACGACATGAGCCGGACAAACATCATTCTCTGGGTGAAAAAATCGTTGGAAGAGGGCAAGACGATTAAAGTGGTGACGGATCAGTGGCGCTCTCCAACGCTGGCCGAAGACCTGGCAATGGGCTGCTGGCTGATTGCCGATAAAGAAGCGGAAGGAATTTATAACATTTCCGGGAGCGATTTCCTGACGCCCTACGAAATGGCCATTAAAACCGCCGATTATTTCCAGCTCGATAAAGCACTCATCACCCAGGCCGATTCTTCAACCTTTACGCAACCCGCCCGGCGGCCCCCGCGTACGGGTTTCGTGCTTGACAAACCTCGTCGGGTGCTGGGCTACGAGCCGAAAAGTTTTGAAGAAGGCATTGCCGTTCTGGCTTCGCAGCTTTCATAA
- a CDS encoding gluconate 2-dehydrogenase subunit 3 family protein has protein sequence MNRRDALMRVAALVGTTLSLPTLADTLEASAAKRTLSGKPLLFTADQDTMVAEMTEVIIPTTNTPGAKAAKVNEIIDIILKDCYPQKEQKLFLDGLAHTNELSQASYNKNFVALDGKQRIEIMTKLQSEAAEQRKAMASLPAEQRYTPFFNTLKSLTLNGYFTSEIGATQALEYVAVPGRFQGCIDLKPGQKAWAI, from the coding sequence ATGAACAGAAGAGATGCCCTGATGCGGGTTGCGGCTCTGGTGGGTACGACCCTATCGCTGCCTACACTCGCGGATACGCTCGAAGCATCGGCGGCCAAGCGCACCCTCAGCGGAAAGCCTCTGTTGTTTACGGCCGACCAGGACACGATGGTCGCTGAAATGACCGAAGTAATCATCCCGACGACCAACACGCCCGGTGCGAAGGCGGCTAAAGTCAACGAAATCATTGATATCATTCTAAAAGATTGCTACCCCCAGAAAGAACAGAAGCTGTTTCTGGACGGGTTGGCGCATACCAATGAATTGAGCCAGGCCAGCTACAACAAGAATTTCGTAGCACTCGATGGCAAACAGCGCATCGAAATCATGACCAAGCTCCAGTCCGAAGCCGCCGAGCAACGGAAAGCGATGGCGTCGCTGCCCGCCGAGCAACGGTATACGCCGTTCTTCAATACCCTGAAATCCCTGACCCTGAACGGTTATTTTACTTCCGAGATCGGGGCAACGCAGGCGCTGGAATACGTGGCCGTACCGGGTCGCTTCCAGGGCTGTATTGATCTGAAGCCCGGCCAGAAAGCCTGGGCTATCTAA
- a CDS encoding FAD-dependent oxidoreductase — protein MNLNIDSIKATTYDAIVVGSGISGGWAAKELTEKGLKVLMLERGEDIKHIEGYKTAMTDPWQFPHRGRVTTQIAEEQAVQARTGYTVSEATGYLFVNDKENPYLEDKRFDWMRGYHTGGRSLMWGRQSYRLGDLDFEANIKEGVGADWPIRYKDISPWYDYVEKFIGVSGSRDGLMQLPDGQFQPPMDMYCLEKHVKGEVEKKFKERFITIGRVAHITKPTAQQTALGRAQCQYRNLCSRGCPFGAYFSTQSATLPAAMKTKRLTLRPHSIVTSIIYDEAKQKATGVRVLDQLTKEELTFNAKIIFLCASSMASTYILMNSISNRFPNGLGNDSGALGHYVMDHHFRVGASGMYEGFTDKYYYGRRANGIYVPRYRNLPGQEKRDYLRGFGYQGGASRMNWGRGTATEGFGASFKDEMTKPGPWVMNLGGFGECLPYFENKVVIDKSKKDAYGLPVLRFDAEFKDNEKRMRKDMGNDAAEMLEAAGLKNVAINDNGSWPGLGIHEMGTIRMGNDPKQSVLNKFNQVHAVKNVFNTDGGFMVSASCVNPSLTYMAMTARAANYAVQELKRQNL, from the coding sequence ATGAATCTTAACATAGATAGTATAAAAGCGACCACCTACGACGCCATTGTGGTCGGATCAGGTATCAGCGGAGGCTGGGCAGCTAAAGAGCTGACCGAGAAAGGCCTGAAAGTGCTGATGCTCGAGCGTGGCGAAGATATTAAGCACATTGAAGGCTATAAAACGGCCATGACTGACCCCTGGCAGTTTCCGCACCGGGGCCGGGTGACTACCCAGATCGCCGAAGAACAGGCCGTGCAAGCGCGGACGGGTTATACCGTTTCGGAAGCAACGGGGTATCTGTTCGTGAACGACAAGGAAAACCCGTATCTGGAAGACAAACGCTTCGACTGGATGCGGGGCTACCATACCGGCGGTCGTTCGCTGATGTGGGGCCGTCAGAGCTACCGGCTGGGCGACCTTGACTTTGAAGCCAACATCAAAGAAGGCGTTGGTGCCGACTGGCCGATTCGCTACAAGGACATTTCCCCCTGGTACGATTACGTCGAGAAATTCATTGGCGTCAGTGGTTCGCGCGATGGTCTGATGCAGCTGCCCGACGGCCAGTTTCAGCCGCCAATGGACATGTACTGCCTCGAAAAACACGTGAAAGGCGAGGTGGAAAAGAAATTTAAAGAGCGGTTTATTACGATTGGTCGGGTGGCACACATCACCAAACCGACGGCGCAACAAACCGCCCTGGGCCGGGCGCAGTGCCAATACCGGAACCTGTGTAGCCGGGGTTGTCCGTTTGGGGCGTACTTCAGCACCCAGTCGGCCACCTTGCCCGCAGCCATGAAAACCAAGCGGCTGACACTCCGCCCACACTCCATTGTTACGTCCATCATCTACGACGAAGCGAAACAAAAAGCGACGGGGGTTCGTGTGCTCGATCAATTGACGAAAGAAGAACTGACGTTCAACGCCAAGATCATCTTCCTGTGTGCGTCGTCGATGGCGTCGACCTACATTCTGATGAACTCCATCTCAAACCGTTTCCCGAACGGGTTGGGTAACGACAGCGGGGCGCTGGGCCACTATGTCATGGACCACCATTTCCGGGTTGGCGCCAGTGGTATGTACGAAGGATTTACCGATAAATACTATTACGGTCGGCGGGCCAACGGTATTTACGTACCGCGTTACCGCAACCTGCCGGGTCAGGAGAAACGGGATTACCTGCGCGGTTTCGGCTATCAGGGTGGAGCTTCCCGCATGAACTGGGGCCGTGGTACGGCCACGGAAGGCTTCGGTGCTTCGTTTAAGGACGAAATGACCAAACCCGGACCGTGGGTAATGAACCTGGGCGGTTTCGGCGAGTGTCTGCCGTACTTCGAAAACAAAGTGGTGATCGACAAGTCGAAGAAAGACGCCTATGGGCTGCCGGTGCTGCGTTTCGATGCCGAATTCAAGGATAACGAAAAGCGGATGCGGAAGGACATGGGGAACGATGCGGCCGAAATGCTCGAAGCCGCCGGTTTGAAAAATGTAGCGATCAACGACAACGGCTCGTGGCCGGGTCTGGGTATCCACGAAATGGGAACCATCCGGATGGGGAACGATCCGAAACAGTCGGTTCTGAATAAATTCAATCAGGTTCACGCGGTGAAAAACGTCTTCAACACCGACGGAGGCTTCATGGTGTCGGCGTCGTGCGTCAACCCGTCGCTGACCTACATGGCCATGACCGCCCGCGCGGCTAATTATGCCGTGCAGGAGTTGAAGCGCCAGAACCTGTAA